The window AGGATGTCACCGTGCTCTACGGCCTCACAAGCATCGGTGGTGAAACGAATTCGCCCATCGGCACGGTTGCGATTGAGCAGTTCTTTGAGGCCAGGCTCGTAAATAGGCACTTCTCCTTCTTGCAAGGCGCGGATTTTTTCCTCGTCCTTGTCCAGGCACACCACCTTGAAACCCAGGTCCGACAAGCATGCGCCTGTGACCAAACCGACGTAACCCGAACCGATGACTGTGACACGCATGGCAAACCTCCAAGTTTGCTCAGCATGTTCCACTTCAAACGTGAATCGAGCGTGTCATTTTCATGAAGAAATCACGACAAGATTTGCGGCCTGCGTCAGTCAAGCCGCTGGTGTTGATTCACCCACCACTCGGCTTTGTGGGAACACCAACCTGAAGGTGGAGCCCTGACCCACAACACTCTCGATACGCAATTCGCCGCCGTGGCGCTGCATGACGTGTTTCGTGATGGCCAAGCCCAAGCCCGTGCCACCGGTTTCTCTGGACCGGCTGCGGTCCACGCGGTAAAAGCGCTCGGCCAAACGCGGCAAGTGCTCAGCCGCAATGCCAGGGCCCGAGTCCTTGACGATGAACATCAGGCCCTCGGGGCTGCTCGACCAATGGATCTGGATGCGACCACCCAAAGGCGTGTATCGAATGGCATTACTGACCAGGTTAGATACTGCGCTCAACAACTCCGAGCGAGTACCCATCACATACACATCGGGTACAGGCGCAAATTCCAACTGGTGCACAGGCCCCTGGCCTTTGTTGGCCATCCAGTCCGAAAACGCCTGCGCTTCGGTGGTCACTTGCAGCATCAAAGCCGCCAAAGAAACTTTTTCTTGCGTGCTGGGCAACTGGCTGCCTTCGAGTTGCGACAACATCAACAAATCGGCCACCAAGGACTGCATGCGGTCCGATTGCGCCGACATGAGGTGCAAGTATTGCTGAGTTTCCTCGGCACCCAAGGGAATGGACTGCAGGGTTTCCACAAAGCCACTGAGCACCGTCAAAGGCGTGCGGATTTCGTGCGAGACGTTGGCCACAAAATCACGGCGCATGGCATCGGCCTGCGCAAGGGCTGTGATGTCTCGCGTCAACAGCAGCGAACGTCCTTCTCCATAGGCGTGCAACTGCACCGACAGTTTTTGGCGGTTCACCACCGAGCTGGCGCGGCCCTCAATGACCGCTTCCGATGTGTGTTCGTCCTGCGCGAAATAACGTGCAAACACCGGGTCGCGTACCAGATGGACGACGTGCTGCAAACGATCCCTTTGAGCGTCCAAGCCCAAGTGGGCCGCAGCGGTGTCGTTGCACCATTCGATGCGGGCTTGCTCGTCCAGCAAGATCACGCCATTGGGCGAAGCCTGAATCGCCTGCAAAAAATCCTGCAGCTGTTTTTGGTGCACAGCCGCCAGCTTTTCCTGCTGACGCAGCATGCGTTGCACACGCACAGAAATTTCGCGCCATACACCGTGCCACGGTGGGTCTTGGCGCAAAACCGGCGCACTCAGCCAGCGCTCAAGCCGGTCCAGCTTCCACAGCAGTGTGGCGGCATAGATGAACACAGCGATGAGCGCACCCAGCACAGCCCCGAAGGGGCCGCCCAAAAACCAGCCAGGTGTTCCCGCCAAGCCCACCCAAAAGAGCATTTCGAGAAGCCAAAAAAACATGCTTGACCTGACTTCAAACAGAGGGCGTGGGGGTGAAACGGTAGCCCGCGCCGCGCACGGTCTCAATCATATTGCCCGCCTCGCCCAGCGACTCGCGCAGGCGTTTGACGTGCACATCCACTGTGCGCTCTTCGATGTAGACGTGGTCGCCCCAAACCTTGTCGAGCAAGGCCCCCCGGCTGTGCACCCGCTCGGGGTGGCGCATCAGGTAGTGCAAGAGCTTGAACTCGGTGGGACCCACCTTCAGAGGCTTGTCGGCCAAATTGACACGGTGTGTGTCGGCATCGAGCTGCAACTCACCCATTTTGACCACACCCCCCGAAGCCTCGGGCACGCGGCGGCGCAGCACCGCACGGATGCGGGCCAGCAGCTCGCGTGGGGAGAAAGGTTTGACGATGTAATCGTCAGCCCCGGCATCCAGGCCAGCCACACGGTCCGCCTCGTCACCTCTCGCCGTCAGCATCAGAATGGGCACGGTCTTGGTGCGAGCCGTGGCACGCCACTTGCGGGCCAAGGCCAGACCACTCTCGCCCGGCAGCATCCAATCGAGCAAGATCACATCGGGCAGGATTTCGTCCAGCTCACGCTGGGCCGTTTCAGCATCGATGGCCCAGACCGGCTGAAAGCCGTTGTGCCGAAGGTTCACCGCAATCAGCTCGGCAATCGCCGGTTCATCCTCGACGATCAGGATGCGAGGAATGGTTCTCATTGGACCGCTTTTTCAATCTCGGTCAAGGCGGTGTGGCGCACGTCGGCCCCTTTGACCACATAGATCACAAACTCGGCGATGTTCTTGGCATGGTCACCAATGCGCTCGATGGCCTTGGCCACAAACAGCAAGTCCAGGCTGGCCGAGATCGTGCGGGGGTCTTCCATCATGTAGGTGACCAGCTTGCGCACAAAGCCGTTGAACTCGGCGTCGATCAAGTCGTCCTCTTTCAAGATCACCAGCGCGGTGTTCACATCCAGGCGGGCAAAGGCATCGAGTGCTTTGCGCAGCAAGCCGGTGGCCAGATCGGCCGCGACCCGCAATTCGGACGATGGCAAATTGCGTGGACTGCCCTGCTCCAAGATCAGCTTGACCATGCGGGCAATCCGCTCGGCCTCATCACCAGCACGCTCCAAGTTGCCGGTGATTTTGGAGATGGCCATGAGCAAACGCAGATCGCGTGCGGTGGGCTGGCGGCGGGCGATGATCGAGGCCAATTCGGCATCGATTTCGACCTCCAAGGCGTTGACCTGTTTTTCGGTGGCCACCACTTGATCGGCCACTTCGGAGCTGAACTGGGCCAGCGCATACACGGCATGGCGGGTTTGTGATTCAACCAGGCCACCGAGCTCCAGAACGCGGGAAGAAACGCCGGTGAGTTCGGCATCAAATTGACTTGAAATGTGCTTGTCCATGG is drawn from Limnohabitans sp. 63ED37-2 and contains these coding sequences:
- the phoB gene encoding phosphate regulon transcriptional regulator PhoB, which produces MRTIPRILIVEDEPAIAELIAVNLRHNGFQPVWAIDAETAQRELDEILPDVILLDWMLPGESGLALARKWRATARTKTVPILMLTARGDEADRVAGLDAGADDYIVKPFSPRELLARIRAVLRRRVPEASGGVVKMGELQLDADTHRVNLADKPLKVGPTEFKLLHYLMRHPERVHSRGALLDKVWGDHVYIEERTVDVHVKRLRESLGEAGNMIETVRGAGYRFTPTPSV
- the phoU gene encoding phosphate signaling complex protein PhoU; translation: MDKHISSQFDAELTGVSSRVLELGGLVESQTRHAVYALAQFSSEVADQVVATEKQVNALEVEIDAELASIIARRQPTARDLRLLMAISKITGNLERAGDEAERIARMVKLILEQGSPRNLPSSELRVAADLATGLLRKALDAFARLDVNTALVILKEDDLIDAEFNGFVRKLVTYMMEDPRTISASLDLLFVAKAIERIGDHAKNIAEFVIYVVKGADVRHTALTEIEKAVQ
- the phoR gene encoding phosphate regulon sensor histidine kinase PhoR encodes the protein MFFWLLEMLFWVGLAGTPGWFLGGPFGAVLGALIAVFIYAATLLWKLDRLERWLSAPVLRQDPPWHGVWREISVRVQRMLRQQEKLAAVHQKQLQDFLQAIQASPNGVILLDEQARIEWCNDTAAAHLGLDAQRDRLQHVVHLVRDPVFARYFAQDEHTSEAVIEGRASSVVNRQKLSVQLHAYGEGRSLLLTRDITALAQADAMRRDFVANVSHEIRTPLTVLSGFVETLQSIPLGAEETQQYLHLMSAQSDRMQSLVADLLMLSQLEGSQLPSTQEKVSLAALMLQVTTEAQAFSDWMANKGQGPVHQLEFAPVPDVYVMGTRSELLSAVSNLVSNAIRYTPLGGRIQIHWSSSPEGLMFIVKDSGPGIAAEHLPRLAERFYRVDRSRSRETGGTGLGLAITKHVMQRHGGELRIESVVGQGSTFRLVFPQSRVVGESTPAA